In Aurantimicrobium minutum, the following proteins share a genomic window:
- the smpB gene encoding SsrA-binding protein SmpB, giving the protein MPKEKGQKVVATNRKARHDYNIIDTYECGLVLWGTEVKSLRQGRASLTDGYAFIENGEAWLDAVHIPEYHQGTWNNHTPRRKRKLLMHKQEITKLANKVKEGGYTLIPLSLYFNDGRAKVELALAKGKKEYDKRQALRERQDKREADRAISARKHLGE; this is encoded by the coding sequence ATGCCGAAAGAAAAAGGTCAAAAGGTTGTTGCCACCAACCGTAAGGCTCGCCACGACTACAACATCATTGACACCTATGAGTGCGGCTTGGTGTTGTGGGGGACAGAAGTAAAGTCTCTGCGCCAAGGCCGGGCATCGCTGACAGATGGTTACGCCTTTATTGAAAATGGGGAAGCGTGGCTTGATGCCGTGCACATCCCTGAATATCACCAGGGAACCTGGAACAACCACACACCCAGGCGTAAGCGTAAGCTGCTGATGCACAAGCAGGAGATCACCAAGCTCGCTAACAAAGTGAAGGAGGGCGGTTACACCCTCATTCCCTTATCGCTCTATTTCAACGATGGTCGGGCAAAAGTTGAACTTGCCCTGGCTAAGGGTAAAAAGGAATACGACAAGCGCCAGGCCCTGCGCGAACGCCAAGACAAGCGCGAAGCAGACCGAGCTATCTCTGCACGCAAACACTTGGGCGAGTAA
- a CDS encoding GNAT family N-acetyltransferase: MSSPQVVQCTLEEHGEAIREILNDAIVNSTALFDYEPRTQANMVTWFEAKRVGNYPVIGLINDEGVLMGFGSLGSFRPFPANKYTVEHSVYVHKDFRGQGFGKQLLELLIDAATKLEFHVMLGGIDASNTASIHLHTQLGFVHVGTLPEVGYKFGRWLDLAFYQLTLPTPGNPSDS; encoded by the coding sequence ATGTCTTCACCGCAGGTTGTTCAGTGCACGTTAGAAGAACACGGTGAGGCAATTCGTGAGATTCTCAATGATGCAATTGTGAACTCAACTGCCCTGTTCGATTATGAACCGCGCACACAGGCAAACATGGTTACCTGGTTTGAGGCGAAAAGGGTAGGTAACTATCCCGTCATCGGTTTGATCAATGACGAGGGTGTGCTGATGGGCTTTGGCAGTTTGGGAAGCTTCCGGCCGTTCCCCGCCAATAAATACACTGTGGAACACTCGGTGTACGTTCACAAAGACTTTCGTGGGCAAGGCTTCGGTAAACAACTCTTGGAGCTGCTCATTGATGCCGCGACAAAGCTGGAATTCCACGTCATGCTCGGAGGCATTGACGCTTCGAACACGGCTAGCATTCACCTGCACACCCAACTAGGGTTTGTGCACGTGGGAACCCTTCCTGAAGTGGGATACAAGTTTGGTCGTTGGTTAGATTTGGCGTTTTATCAGCTCACGCTTCCCACGCCAGGCAACCCCAGCGATAGCTAG
- a CDS encoding YitT family protein, producing the protein MHNTSVDDSRTTNAQSHSLLDDIVGISASALLASVGVFLMDSGHVVTGGIAGLALLISYATPLSFSVVWILASIPFLPLAVWKKGWNFTLRSLVAIVLVSLFTQLTAMNLGPLDIDPLFGAVVGNVVASIGVLGLFRHRSSLGGFNVVALIAQEQYGWRAGYVQLVIDLAIVAGAFFVASPVIVLYSAVGAFVFNFILALNHREGRYNG; encoded by the coding sequence GTGCACAACACATCTGTTGATGACTCCCGCACCACAAATGCCCAGAGTCACTCACTTTTAGACGATATTGTCGGCATTTCTGCCTCCGCCCTCCTCGCCTCCGTCGGGGTATTCCTCATGGACAGTGGCCACGTTGTTACAGGCGGTATCGCGGGTCTGGCCCTACTCATCAGCTATGCCACACCTCTGTCGTTTAGTGTGGTGTGGATTTTAGCCAGCATCCCTTTTCTTCCCTTAGCTGTCTGGAAAAAGGGATGGAACTTCACGTTGCGCAGTCTCGTCGCAATTGTCTTAGTTTCACTGTTTACTCAACTCACAGCAATGAACTTAGGCCCCCTGGATATTGATCCGCTATTCGGTGCAGTTGTCGGCAACGTAGTGGCCAGTATTGGTGTGTTGGGACTATTCCGTCACCGCTCATCCTTGGGCGGCTTCAACGTTGTGGCCCTCATCGCTCAGGAGCAATATGGTTGGCGTGCAGGGTATGTTCAGTTGGTCATTGATCTAGCCATTGTGGCAGGTGCCTTCTTTGTCGCCTCGCCTGTGATTGTGCTCTACTCGGCTGTGGGAGCATTTGTGTTCAACTTCATCCTCGCGCTGAACCACCGTGAAGGGCGCTATAACGGCTAG
- a CDS encoding ArnT family glycosyltransferase codes for MSISTPNWTTSKFVEFFTRSPLRFWITLIIVFALGRLATWGYPFDSDHWIFYYVGHNWIVDGGQLYVDAWDHKPPLIFLYNGVMAALLGDNIVLHRIWFTLFAIVDTVLFYFVTKRFMPQLLATIRSTVDPQRAIQLTLLLYVFIRNLSQFASNGNTTENLGLIFLLAMILCYLKFSDNRSWGWIALAGFFAANLFWVKGNLILLGGVVGLLLLIHGWKKPHLVWHVIAFIAPILVVSALWLGYFAAQGTFQDFMVASFSFSAKYASSAWAGKVSANILLIVITAAMLVPALIFFAVFLRDVKTQYRTQAYQVTVLSMLVGLALIAAVGSFYSYYLLIIMPFITIVMMYGLFRMTSFKKVTKVLLTLIFIGTIVVNGLISLRFLVNNYTGVTKQEAIEYTEAAQYVYEHTQPGDKVFAYDYGATFYELAGRQSASRFISASHLLLDYRDNFGFGFNDIFLAELEENQPPYIVLNDRSTDLYFTNEPVANYITENYEPVKKFGQIEVLQRK; via the coding sequence GTGAGCATCTCAACTCCCAACTGGACAACATCTAAGTTTGTTGAGTTTTTTACGCGCTCTCCTCTGCGTTTTTGGATCACACTCATCATTGTTTTTGCCTTAGGGCGCCTAGCTACCTGGGGCTACCCCTTCGATAGTGACCACTGGATTTTCTACTACGTCGGACACAACTGGATAGTTGATGGTGGGCAACTTTATGTTGATGCGTGGGATCACAAACCACCGCTGATTTTCCTCTACAACGGCGTCATGGCAGCCCTCTTGGGCGACAACATCGTTCTGCACCGCATCTGGTTCACACTTTTTGCCATAGTGGACACAGTGCTGTTCTACTTCGTCACCAAACGCTTTATGCCACAGCTACTGGCAACTATTCGCTCCACCGTTGATCCCCAACGTGCTATCCAGCTCACCCTGTTGCTCTATGTCTTCATTCGCAACCTGTCACAGTTTGCCTCGAATGGGAACACCACCGAAAACCTCGGCCTAATTTTCCTTCTGGCCATGATCCTGTGTTACCTCAAGTTCTCAGACAACCGCTCCTGGGGTTGGATTGCGCTCGCCGGTTTCTTTGCCGCAAACCTGTTCTGGGTCAAAGGCAACCTCATTTTGCTTGGCGGAGTAGTTGGGCTACTTCTCCTCATTCATGGTTGGAAGAAACCACACCTGGTGTGGCATGTCATTGCCTTCATCGCGCCAATCCTCGTCGTGTCAGCGCTCTGGCTGGGATACTTTGCTGCCCAAGGAACCTTCCAAGACTTCATGGTGGCGTCCTTCTCCTTCTCGGCGAAATACGCTTCAAGTGCCTGGGCTGGAAAAGTCAGCGCCAACATTCTGCTGATTGTGATTACCGCAGCAATGCTCGTGCCCGCACTGATTTTCTTTGCGGTGTTTTTACGAGATGTCAAAACCCAGTACCGAACACAGGCATACCAAGTAACCGTACTGTCCATGCTGGTCGGCCTGGCTTTAATTGCAGCGGTTGGCTCGTTCTATAGCTACTACCTCCTCATCATCATGCCCTTCATCACCATCGTGATGATGTACGGATTATTTAGAATGACCTCGTTCAAGAAGGTCACCAAAGTCCTTCTGACCCTGATATTCATTGGCACGATTGTGGTCAATGGCCTGATTTCTTTGCGTTTCTTGGTCAACAACTACACCGGTGTGACAAAGCAGGAAGCCATTGAATACACTGAGGCAGCTCAGTATGTATACGAGCACACACAGCCAGGTGACAAAGTCTTTGCCTATGACTACGGTGCGACCTTCTACGAATTAGCGGGCCGTCAATCGGCCAGCAGATTCATTTCTGCAAGCCATCTCCTGCTTGATTACCGCGACAACTTTGGGTTCGGCTTCAACGACATTTTCCTCGCAGAGCTGGAAGAAAATCAGCCTCCCTACATTGTTCTGAATGACCGCTCTACAGACCTGTATTTCACGAACGAACCTGTGGCGAATTACATCACCGAAAACTACGAACCGGTGAAGAAGTTTGGTCAGATTGAAGTTCTGCAGCGAAAGTAA
- a CDS encoding GtrA family protein, protein MKKSTKPLRFILVGIANTAIDFIVLLSLTTFGLPLVVANFISTSVALTFSFFANRNFTFGSTGKKRSQAVRFLLVTLVGLWVLQPIVLVLAVPVLEGMLSREASIVVAKLIATVVSMVWNYLLYDSLVFRKSQR, encoded by the coding sequence GTGAAGAAGTCCACAAAACCGCTGAGGTTTATTCTCGTTGGCATAGCCAACACGGCAATTGATTTCATCGTTCTCCTCAGCTTGACTACGTTTGGCTTGCCTCTGGTGGTGGCCAACTTTATCTCCACTAGCGTTGCCCTCACATTTAGCTTCTTCGCCAACCGAAACTTCACCTTCGGTTCCACCGGCAAAAAGCGTTCCCAGGCCGTGCGCTTCTTACTCGTCACCTTGGTGGGGTTGTGGGTTTTACAACCCATCGTGTTGGTTCTGGCTGTACCCGTTTTGGAAGGCATGCTCTCTCGCGAAGCGAGCATCGTGGTGGCCAAATTGATTGCCACCGTCGTTTCGATGGTCTGGAATTACCTTCTCTATGATTCGCTTGTCTTTAGAAAGTCTCAGCGTTAG
- a CDS encoding glycosyltransferase family 2 protein produces the protein MPPKKKPVVTILVPMYNEELVLPLLFDELNRVTGGIKDCDFVYLFVDDGSKDASVSIVKNYASQDSRVRYLALSRNFGKEKALLAGFDHVDSDAVIVIDADLQDPPELIPEMIALWKQGYQDVYAKRINRRGETWLKKVTSTMYYRLLQTTTRIEIQPNTGDFRLLDRACIDALKQFRETERNTKALFSWIGFRKYAIEYDRAPRAAGKTKFNYFRLFNLAIDGLTSFTTTPLRVAGVLGFLVSLIAFIYLLQVIIKNIIYGPDVSGYPSTMATILFLGGVQLMSLGIIGEYIGKIFNETKNRPTYLVGENNLNTDPSRGSRKK, from the coding sequence ATGCCTCCGAAGAAGAAACCAGTTGTCACCATCCTGGTTCCCATGTACAACGAGGAACTGGTTCTTCCACTTCTTTTCGACGAGCTCAACAGGGTAACCGGCGGCATCAAAGACTGTGATTTCGTTTACCTTTTTGTTGATGACGGATCCAAAGATGCCTCCGTCAGCATCGTGAAAAACTACGCCTCACAGGATTCCCGTGTTCGCTATCTCGCCCTGAGTAGAAACTTCGGTAAGGAAAAGGCTCTGCTGGCAGGATTTGACCATGTCGACTCTGATGCCGTGATCGTCATCGATGCCGACCTACAGGATCCTCCAGAACTCATCCCTGAAATGATCGCGCTGTGGAAACAGGGCTACCAAGACGTCTATGCCAAACGCATAAACCGTCGTGGCGAGACGTGGCTAAAAAAGGTCACCTCGACCATGTACTACCGCCTACTTCAAACAACGACGCGCATTGAGATCCAGCCCAATACCGGTGACTTCCGCCTGCTTGACCGAGCGTGCATCGATGCTCTCAAGCAATTTAGGGAAACTGAACGGAACACCAAAGCGCTCTTCTCCTGGATTGGTTTCCGCAAATACGCCATCGAATACGACCGCGCTCCGCGAGCTGCGGGAAAAACTAAGTTCAACTATTTCCGCTTGTTCAACCTTGCTATTGACGGACTTACCTCCTTCACGACCACACCATTACGTGTGGCAGGCGTGCTCGGATTCTTGGTCTCACTGATTGCATTTATTTACTTGCTGCAAGTGATTATCAAAAACATCATCTACGGCCCTGATGTGTCGGGTTACCCCTCGACTATGGCAACCATCCTGTTCTTAGGTGGTGTTCAACTGATGTCTTTGGGAATCATTGGCGAATACATTGGCAAGATTTTCAACGAAACCAAGAACCGTCCCACCTACCTAGTGGGAGAGAACAACCTGAACACTGATCCTTCTCGCGGTTCGCGTAAAAAGTGA
- a CDS encoding glutathione peroxidase produces the protein MSLNDIALTTLDGKPTTFGAYSDKVVLVVNVASRCGLSPQYQQLEELQEKYGSRGFTVLGVPSNQFLQELKTSDDIAEYCSTTWGVTFPMTEKVSVNGRKRHPLYVELVKAKDASGKAGPVMWNFEKFLVLPSGEIKRFRPTTKPDDPAIIAAIEAALPQ, from the coding sequence ATGAGCCTCAACGACATAGCCTTGACCACTCTTGATGGAAAACCCACAACGTTCGGAGCTTATTCCGACAAAGTTGTTTTGGTGGTGAACGTAGCTTCCCGCTGTGGACTTTCACCCCAATACCAGCAGCTCGAGGAACTTCAAGAGAAGTATGGTTCTCGCGGTTTCACCGTGCTGGGAGTGCCTTCTAACCAGTTTTTGCAAGAGCTCAAGACGAGCGATGACATCGCCGAATACTGCTCCACCACCTGGGGTGTGACCTTCCCCATGACTGAGAAGGTCAGTGTCAACGGACGCAAACGCCACCCGCTATATGTTGAGCTGGTCAAAGCCAAGGACGCATCAGGTAAGGCTGGACCGGTGATGTGGAACTTTGAAAAGTTCCTTGTTCTTCCTTCAGGCGAGATTAAGCGCTTCCGCCCCACGACCAAACCAGATGATCCTGCCATCATCGCGGCCATCGAAGCTGCTCTACCGCAGTAA
- a CDS encoding flavin reductase family protein: MTHSMPSENLPIIHDGIIDPPHDVEVLSADEFKLAFRNHPAGVAIVTADAGNGPVAMTVTSVFSVSAEPPLLVFSASAQSSATPTITEAKTVVVHLLGADQLHLAKLAATSGANRFPEDIPLEKLPTGETVYSEAHAWIRGRTVNKLKAGNSTVFLIEALEAKTPEAGSAELDASSAHPLVYHNRTWHKLDSNSKLEA; this comes from the coding sequence ATGACTCACAGTATGCCCTCAGAGAACTTGCCGATAATTCACGACGGCATTATTGACCCACCCCATGATGTTGAGGTGCTCTCTGCTGATGAGTTCAAGCTTGCTTTCCGCAACCACCCAGCTGGTGTTGCTATCGTGACCGCTGATGCGGGCAACGGGCCCGTGGCGATGACTGTCACCAGTGTGTTTTCCGTCAGTGCAGAACCACCCCTGTTGGTCTTCTCTGCCTCAGCGCAATCTTCTGCAACACCAACCATCACCGAAGCAAAGACTGTCGTGGTTCATCTCCTTGGAGCGGATCAACTCCACCTGGCCAAACTGGCAGCAACCAGCGGGGCCAATCGCTTCCCAGAAGACATTCCCTTGGAAAAGCTTCCTACCGGTGAAACCGTCTATTCCGAAGCTCATGCGTGGATTCGAGGCCGGACAGTCAATAAACTCAAGGCGGGAAATTCCACCGTGTTTTTGATTGAAGCTCTTGAAGCGAAAACCCCAGAAGCAGGAAGTGCAGAACTGGACGCCAGCTCTGCTCACCCTCTGGTCTACCACAACCGCACTTGGCACAAACTCGACAGCAATTCGAAGCTCGAGGCATGA
- a CDS encoding oxygenase MpaB family protein, with translation MSRFSESIRSHLLETFSGDTQGTPYWVKNIEEGDNVGFFGPGSASWAVHGGMPTMVAGIRALLMQTLHPGAMAGVHDWSRYKEDPLGRLAGTIQWLITVTFGDTQLAEHESSRVAKFHDRVKGTYIDAQGIERTYSAGDPELLYWVHVVFTDAFLGCHQAWGDPIPGGADQYVSEWSIAGELVGVANPPRSEKELIAALHKFNTDGVLKHDERVEETIAFLRKPPLRRSMMPFYRIMFAGAVESIPDEYRQILGLKKPWWPASWLTGVILKMLRSLLGPSSTSEDAARTRIARLEAEGKLAS, from the coding sequence ATGAGTCGGTTTAGCGAAAGTATCCGTTCGCATCTACTGGAAACTTTCTCCGGGGATACGCAGGGCACGCCCTATTGGGTGAAGAACATCGAAGAGGGCGACAATGTCGGTTTCTTTGGCCCAGGATCAGCATCGTGGGCAGTGCACGGTGGCATGCCTACCATGGTTGCCGGTATCCGGGCCCTGCTGATGCAAACATTGCACCCGGGCGCCATGGCTGGAGTTCACGACTGGTCACGTTACAAAGAAGACCCCTTGGGGCGTCTGGCTGGGACAATTCAGTGGCTCATCACGGTCACCTTTGGCGACACTCAGCTCGCTGAACACGAATCTTCCCGGGTGGCTAAGTTCCACGATCGTGTGAAGGGCACCTATATCGATGCGCAGGGAATAGAGCGCACTTACTCCGCTGGAGATCCAGAGCTGTTGTATTGGGTGCATGTGGTGTTTACGGACGCCTTCTTGGGCTGTCACCAAGCATGGGGAGACCCTATCCCGGGTGGTGCTGACCAGTATGTTTCTGAATGGTCCATCGCAGGAGAGCTCGTTGGCGTAGCAAATCCACCGCGCTCGGAGAAAGAACTCATTGCCGCATTGCACAAGTTCAACACCGATGGTGTACTCAAGCATGACGAACGCGTTGAGGAAACAATTGCTTTCTTGCGTAAGCCACCACTGCGTCGCAGCATGATGCCTTTTTATCGCATCATGTTTGCTGGGGCAGTGGAAAGCATCCCTGACGAATATCGACAGATTTTGGGCCTGAAGAAACCCTGGTGGCCAGCATCCTGGCTCACCGGAGTCATTCTGAAAATGCTGAGGTCCCTCTTAGGGCCCTCCTCAACCTCAGAGGATGCAGCTCGTACCCGAATTGCCCGTTTGGAAGCTGAAGGAAAACTAGCGAGCTAG
- a CDS encoding inositol monophosphatase family protein: MTRSHYTLNEDLQLALQLADAADEISRARYLALDLEVTTKPDKTPVTDADRAVEQAIIDILARERGSDYMLGEEFGEQEGTVSEHPTATADHPHRQWIIDPIDGTSNFLRGVPVWATLIALAIDGEPVLGVVSAPALGKRWWGSKGNGAWVDESHDPLANIPLPDDLANVLEQPMVAVAEPRRLEVSGVSKLADASISYNSLQQWDQAGYLDELVGLSRKVWRTRAYGDMWSYMMVAEGILDVAGEFDLKPYDMAALMPIVTEAGGTFTSIDGHADVWHGSALATNGALHAAVLAELAR, encoded by the coding sequence GTGACCAGAAGCCACTACACCCTCAATGAAGACCTCCAGCTCGCATTGCAACTAGCTGATGCCGCTGATGAGATTTCTCGCGCACGCTATCTCGCCCTCGATCTCGAGGTGACGACTAAGCCAGATAAGACTCCTGTCACTGATGCAGATCGCGCTGTTGAGCAAGCCATTATCGACATTCTTGCTCGCGAGCGCGGCTCGGACTACATGCTGGGTGAAGAGTTTGGTGAACAAGAAGGAACCGTTTCTGAACACCCCACTGCAACGGCAGATCATCCTCACCGCCAGTGGATCATTGACCCTATAGATGGCACGTCGAACTTTTTACGCGGTGTTCCTGTCTGGGCAACTCTGATTGCCCTTGCCATAGATGGCGAACCTGTGCTGGGCGTGGTGAGCGCACCAGCTTTGGGCAAACGATGGTGGGGCTCAAAGGGTAATGGTGCGTGGGTTGATGAATCTCACGACCCCCTGGCAAACATTCCCCTCCCCGATGATCTTGCGAATGTTCTCGAGCAACCCATGGTTGCCGTGGCAGAACCTCGCCGTCTCGAAGTTTCCGGAGTATCTAAGCTCGCTGATGCCAGCATCAGCTACAACTCGTTGCAGCAATGGGACCAGGCAGGCTACCTGGATGAGCTCGTTGGGCTCAGCCGGAAAGTGTGGCGCACACGTGCCTACGGTGACATGTGGTCTTACATGATGGTTGCCGAGGGCATCTTGGATGTGGCGGGAGAGTTTGATCTCAAGCCCTATGACATGGCTGCCTTGATGCCGATCGTGACTGAAGCAGGTGGAACTTTCACGTCTATCGACGGCCACGCGGATGTGTGGCACGGGAGTGCTCTTGCTACCAATGGTGCTCTTCACGCTGCCGTGCTTGCTGAACTAGCTCGCTAG
- a CDS encoding MBL fold metallo-hydrolase has protein sequence MTKPEHTLRFLGGTETVTGSKYLIETGGKRILVDCGLFQGYKSLRERNREPFPVPPDTIDAVLLTHAHLDHSGYVPALVRDGFRGNIIATTGTAELCSILLPDSAHLLEEEANHAARKGFSKHNPPKPLYTVQDVEQALSQFRTAEFDEVLEVVPGVKATFLPAGHILGASQLHIEVAGTSLHFTGDMGRQHDPLMKPPRAFEGADILITESTYGNRSHPNIDPEKELGPALKPTLDRGGVVVIPAFAVGRTQGLMLHIWRLMDRGEIPSVPIYVNSPMAASATRMYHKHQDEHTIPADEFEAVYDVAHMVGTVEESKKLNERHGPMIIIAASGMMTGGRVLHHLVAFGDDPNNLILISGYQAGGTRGALLAGGATSLRIHGRDVPIRAQVIQLESMSGHADADELVQWMHTAPRAPKMTYVTHGEMDAADRMRFRIASELKWNVRAPEHGETIDLSNPQ, from the coding sequence ATGACAAAGCCTGAACACACACTGCGCTTTCTCGGGGGAACTGAGACGGTTACGGGAAGTAAGTACCTGATTGAAACCGGTGGCAAACGCATTCTGGTTGATTGTGGCCTGTTTCAGGGATACAAGTCTTTACGCGAACGCAACCGCGAGCCCTTCCCAGTGCCGCCTGACACTATTGATGCGGTCTTGCTCACCCATGCACACTTGGACCATTCAGGATATGTTCCCGCGCTCGTGCGTGATGGTTTCCGCGGCAACATCATCGCCACGACAGGAACTGCAGAGCTGTGTTCCATTTTGCTTCCAGACAGTGCCCACCTCTTGGAGGAAGAGGCTAACCATGCTGCGCGGAAGGGGTTTTCCAAGCACAACCCACCCAAGCCCCTCTATACGGTGCAAGATGTGGAACAAGCCCTGTCGCAGTTCCGGACTGCAGAGTTTGATGAAGTGCTCGAGGTTGTCCCAGGTGTGAAGGCCACTTTCCTTCCCGCCGGCCATATCTTGGGTGCATCCCAATTGCACATCGAGGTTGCTGGAACCAGCCTGCACTTCACGGGAGATATGGGACGGCAGCATGACCCGCTGATGAAACCTCCTCGAGCTTTTGAGGGTGCAGACATTCTCATTACTGAATCCACGTACGGCAATCGCAGTCACCCCAATATCGATCCCGAGAAAGAACTTGGCCCTGCACTCAAGCCCACGCTTGATCGTGGCGGTGTCGTTGTCATTCCCGCCTTTGCCGTGGGAAGAACTCAGGGACTGATGCTTCATATCTGGCGTTTGATGGATCGTGGCGAGATTCCTAGCGTACCTATCTATGTCAACAGCCCCATGGCGGCGAGTGCAACACGGATGTATCACAAGCATCAAGATGAGCACACGATTCCTGCTGACGAATTTGAAGCCGTCTATGACGTCGCCCATATGGTCGGCACCGTTGAAGAATCGAAGAAGCTCAATGAACGTCACGGCCCCATGATCATCATTGCTGCCTCCGGCATGATGACCGGTGGTCGAGTGCTTCATCACCTGGTTGCTTTTGGGGATGATCCCAACAACCTCATACTTATCTCTGGCTATCAGGCAGGGGGAACCCGAGGGGCTCTCTTAGCTGGAGGAGCAACCTCACTAAGAATTCACGGTCGAGATGTGCCTATTCGCGCGCAGGTGATTCAGCTTGAGAGCATGTCAGGCCACGCAGACGCGGATGAGCTTGTGCAATGGATGCACACTGCCCCACGCGCACCCAAAATGACCTATGTCACCCACGGTGAAATGGATGCGGCTGACCGCATGCGTTTTCGGATTGCGTCCGAGTTGAAATGGAATGTTCGGGCACCCGAACATGGCGAAACCATCGACCTTTCGAACCCGCAATAA
- a CDS encoding SdpI family protein gives MDSGTLYLVVALSLVADVILYVVVARAASGKVGPNAWAGIRTKATRKNEKTWLAAHVVAYPIMRDTALANATLMIVALFLPTQFQTYLVQVALGALLVGVIFAGVQGQKAAKAADND, from the coding sequence ATGGATTCCGGCACTCTGTACCTCGTCGTTGCGCTCTCGCTAGTGGCGGATGTGATTCTTTATGTTGTGGTTGCTCGAGCCGCATCGGGCAAAGTAGGGCCCAACGCGTGGGCGGGTATCCGAACAAAAGCTACCCGTAAGAATGAAAAAACATGGTTGGCTGCTCACGTGGTGGCGTACCCCATCATGCGGGATACCGCTTTGGCCAATGCAACCTTGATGATTGTTGCCCTTTTCTTGCCCACGCAATTTCAGACGTATCTCGTCCAGGTTGCACTGGGAGCATTGCTGGTGGGTGTGATTTTTGCCGGTGTTCAAGGCCAGAAAGCCGCGAAAGCTGCCGACAATGACTAA
- a CDS encoding arginase family protein yields the protein MTKPSGLSHDALWPRAGGWPAPSELPAGTRIDVSLVGVPASQTSLSATNAHETPDAIRSALFRYSPALMQDRRLPEKGVRNNPDIVNLDELTVADFGNVSEPDSPAGEARTIAVMADAAKASELVIALGGDNSVTVAAALGAWGSDLSTAGLITLDAHYDLRDGVSNGSPVRRLIEAGLNPQRIVQIGIQDFANSVAYARRAHELGITVIHRDELARRPLAEIMSEALAIAGAAGGPVHVDLDVDVCDRSVAPACPASVPGGISAYELRQVARIAAAHPQVRSLDLTEIDATTDTPDGRTVRLAALCVLEALAGVSQR from the coding sequence ATGACTAAACCTTCCGGCTTGTCACACGATGCCCTCTGGCCCCGAGCTGGCGGATGGCCAGCGCCTTCTGAATTGCCCGCGGGAACTCGGATTGATGTTTCCTTAGTCGGTGTTCCCGCTTCACAAACTTCATTGAGCGCAACTAATGCTCACGAAACTCCAGATGCGATTCGTTCTGCACTGTTTCGTTACTCTCCTGCACTCATGCAGGATCGCCGCCTGCCTGAGAAGGGTGTGCGCAATAATCCAGACATTGTGAATCTGGATGAGCTCACCGTGGCAGATTTTGGCAATGTTTCCGAGCCTGATTCTCCGGCAGGTGAAGCACGAACTATTGCAGTGATGGCGGATGCCGCCAAAGCCTCAGAGCTGGTCATTGCTCTCGGTGGCGATAACTCTGTCACAGTAGCTGCTGCGCTGGGGGCATGGGGGAGCGACCTCTCGACTGCAGGTTTGATTACTTTAGATGCCCACTATGACCTGCGTGATGGGGTGAGCAATGGCTCACCCGTGCGCAGGCTGATTGAGGCAGGCCTGAATCCTCAACGCATTGTGCAAATCGGCATTCAAGACTTTGCAAACTCAGTTGCCTATGCTCGCAGGGCTCACGAGTTAGGTATCACGGTGATTCACCGTGATGAACTTGCCCGACGACCTCTCGCTGAGATTATGAGCGAGGCACTCGCTATTGCCGGTGCTGCAGGCGGCCCTGTCCATGTTGATCTGGATGTGGACGTGTGCGATAGATCTGTTGCCCCGGCATGCCCAGCTAGTGTTCCCGGCGGTATCAGTGCCTACGAACTGCGGCAAGTTGCCCGCATTGCTGCGGCTCACCCTCAGGTTCGCTCGCTCGATCTGACCGAGATTGATGCCACCACGGATACGCCAGACGGCAGAACTGTTCGCCTCGCGGCACTGTGTGTACTGGAAGCACTCGCAGGCGTTAGCCAGCGATAA